A window from Nocardioides mesophilus encodes these proteins:
- the ybeY gene encoding rRNA maturation RNase YbeY, translated as MSIEILDESGADVDPDRLAELARLARFVMDRMRVHPQAELCLKLVDEPTIAELNGRWMGKDGPTDVLAFPMDELRPGLVNEDPEEGVLGDLVLCHTVAARQADEARGKGQPGYSTDDEVDLLTVHGILHLLGYDHAEPEEHAEMFGLQARLLAEWQAARTGEELPGDVPDGER; from the coding sequence GTGAGCATCGAGATCCTCGACGAGTCCGGCGCCGACGTCGACCCCGACCGGTTGGCCGAGCTGGCCCGGCTGGCCCGGTTCGTCATGGACCGGATGCGGGTGCACCCGCAGGCCGAGCTGTGCCTCAAGCTGGTCGACGAGCCCACCATCGCCGAGCTCAACGGGCGCTGGATGGGCAAGGACGGCCCGACCGACGTCCTGGCCTTCCCGATGGACGAGCTGCGCCCGGGGCTGGTCAACGAGGACCCCGAGGAGGGTGTCCTCGGCGACCTGGTGCTCTGCCACACCGTCGCCGCCCGGCAGGCGGACGAGGCCCGCGGCAAGGGGCAGCCCGGCTACTCCACCGACGACGAGGTCGACCTGCTGACGGTGCACGGCATCCTGCACCTGCTCGGCTACGACCACGCCGAGCCCGAGGAGCACGCGGAGATGTTCGGCCTCCAGGCCCGGCTGCTCGCCGAGTGGCAGGCCGCCCGCACCGGCGAGGAGCTGCCGGGCGACGTCCCGGACGGTGAGCGGTGA
- a CDS encoding PhoH family protein, with amino-acid sequence MTEIDTPQHTVVVPASVPMVSLLGPGDEHLDLIEKAFKADIHVRGNEVTLRGESAEVALVERLLDELVTIIRTGQGITPETVERAIGILRTETHERPADVLSLNILSNRGRTIRPKTLNQKRYVDAIDKHTIVFGIGPAGTGKTYLAMAKAVQALQNKNVNRIILTRPAVEAGERLGFLPGTLSEKIDPYLRPLYDALHDMLDPETIPKLLAAGTIEVAPLAYMRGRTLNDAFIILDEAQNTSPEQMKMFLTRLGFGSKMVVTGDVTQVDLPSGTKSGLRIVEGILDGIEDVSFNRLTSHDVVRHRLVGHIVAAYDAFEAQRQEPAEPDRRPRATR; translated from the coding sequence ATGACAGAGATCGACACACCCCAGCACACCGTCGTCGTGCCGGCCAGCGTCCCGATGGTGTCGCTGCTCGGACCGGGCGACGAGCACCTCGACCTCATCGAGAAGGCCTTCAAGGCCGACATCCACGTCCGCGGCAACGAGGTCACCCTGCGCGGCGAGTCCGCGGAGGTCGCCCTCGTCGAGCGGCTCCTCGACGAGCTCGTGACGATCATCCGCACCGGTCAGGGGATCACTCCCGAGACCGTCGAGCGCGCCATCGGCATCCTCCGCACAGAGACCCACGAGCGGCCCGCCGACGTGCTGAGCCTGAACATCCTGTCCAACCGGGGCCGCACGATCCGTCCCAAGACGCTGAACCAGAAGCGCTACGTCGACGCGATCGACAAGCACACGATCGTGTTCGGCATCGGCCCGGCCGGCACCGGCAAGACCTACCTGGCCATGGCCAAGGCGGTGCAGGCGCTGCAGAACAAGAACGTCAACCGGATCATCCTGACCCGGCCGGCCGTCGAGGCGGGGGAGCGGCTCGGGTTCCTGCCGGGCACGCTCAGCGAGAAGATCGACCCCTACCTGCGCCCGTTGTACGACGCGCTCCACGACATGCTCGACCCCGAGACGATCCCCAAGCTGCTGGCCGCCGGGACCATCGAGGTGGCGCCGTTGGCCTACATGCGCGGCCGGACCCTCAACGACGCGTTCATCATCCTCGACGAGGCGCAGAACACCTCGCCGGAGCAGATGAAGATGTTCCTGACCCGCCTCGGCTTCGGCTCCAAGATGGTGGTCACCGGCGACGTCACGCAGGTCGACCTCCCCTCGGGCACCAAGAGCGGCCTGCGGATCGTCGAGGGCATCCTCGACGGGATCGAGGACGTCTCGTTCAACCGGCTGACCAGCCACGACGTCGTGCGCCACCGGCTGGTCGGGCACATCGTCGCGGCGTACGACGCCTTCGAGGCGCAGCGCCAGGAGCCGGCCGAGCCGGACCGGCGCCCGCGCGCCACCCGGTGA
- a CDS encoding histidine triad nucleotide-binding protein: MPTAPSDCLFCKIVAGEIPATVVHETKTTLAFRDVAPQAPTHVLVVPRSHYENAAELVEAEPETFLELTRAAAAVAELDGLEGYRLVFNTGAAAHQTVFHAHLHVLGGRPMTWPPG; this comes from the coding sequence ATGCCGACCGCACCGAGCGACTGCCTGTTCTGCAAGATCGTCGCCGGGGAGATCCCGGCGACGGTGGTGCACGAGACGAAGACGACGCTGGCCTTCCGCGACGTCGCGCCGCAGGCGCCGACGCACGTCCTGGTGGTGCCGCGCAGCCACTACGAGAACGCCGCCGAGCTGGTCGAGGCCGAGCCGGAGACCTTCCTCGAGCTCACCCGGGCAGCCGCCGCGGTGGCCGAGCTGGACGGGCTGGAGGGCTACCGGCTGGTCTTCAACACCGGCGCGGCCGCCCACCAGACGGTCTTCCACGCGCACCTGCACGTCCTCGGCGGCCGGCCGATGACGTGGCCGCCGGGGTGA
- a CDS encoding SigE family RNA polymerase sigma factor: MTTARPTWDADTAVEELYAGHYRQLVRLSVLLVRDRETAEEVVQDAFVAMHGRWRSLREPDKALAYLRQAVVNRSRSVLRRRVVASRYVPPVRPDGSGADADVLVAERRTEVLDALRALPDRQREVLALRYYLDLSEAQIAETLGISRGAVKSHASRGAAALRPLLKDLP, translated from the coding sequence ATGACGACCGCCCGTCCCACCTGGGACGCCGACACGGCCGTCGAGGAGCTGTACGCCGGGCACTACCGCCAGCTGGTCCGCCTCTCGGTGCTGCTGGTCCGCGACCGGGAGACCGCCGAGGAGGTCGTCCAGGACGCCTTCGTGGCGATGCACGGCCGCTGGCGCTCGCTGCGGGAGCCGGACAAGGCGCTGGCCTACCTGCGCCAGGCCGTGGTGAACAGGTCCCGCTCGGTGCTGCGCCGCCGGGTGGTCGCGTCCCGCTACGTCCCGCCGGTGCGGCCGGACGGCTCGGGCGCGGACGCCGACGTGCTGGTCGCCGAGCGCCGGACCGAGGTCCTCGACGCGCTCCGGGCGCTCCCGGACCGGCAGCGCGAGGTGCTCGCGCTGCGCTACTACCTCGACCTGAGCGAGGCGCAGATCGCCGAGACCCTCGGGATCAGCCGCGGCGCGGTCAAGAGCCACGCCTCCCGCGGCGCCGCCGCGCTGCGCCCCCTGCTGAAGGACCTGCCATGA
- a CDS encoding Gmad2 immunoglobulin-like domain-containing protein — protein MTSPPDDRPDQPDQPDDQPEDRLHELFESAVADVEPRHGLDAIQSRTKVTHMSARPWYLGAAAAVVATAATIVAVTVIGNDGGTPSSGPAPAGSASVSVSPSEPTREASASPAVPSVEPSPSASQSAEQPGGTVAVPVYYLGETGRGPRLYREFHPGSATDALQAALDQAVGQAPEDPDYFTPWPSGTTVDGSFDGTGADGEIAITVTSPTGTSLHDRPTGMDAQTAEMAVQQLVYTAQAAVGGTNPVQFLLDGSRTDTLLGVPVSEPLARGEATSTLALVWIIAPEQGAQVSSPFTVKGIGAFFEANVTWKLLAADTGKVVKSGFAMAEECCRMAPYSFQVSAPPGDYTLLVSDEDASGGEGPQPFQDTKQVTITR, from the coding sequence ATGACCTCCCCTCCCGACGACCGGCCCGACCAGCCCGATCAGCCCGACGACCAGCCCGAGGACCGGCTCCACGAGCTGTTCGAGAGCGCCGTCGCCGACGTCGAGCCGCGTCACGGCCTCGACGCCATCCAGTCCCGAACGAAGGTGACCCACATGTCCGCACGCCCCTGGTACCTCGGTGCCGCCGCAGCCGTCGTCGCGACCGCCGCCACGATCGTCGCGGTCACCGTGATCGGCAACGACGGGGGTACGCCGTCGTCCGGGCCGGCCCCGGCCGGCAGCGCATCGGTCTCGGTCAGCCCGAGCGAGCCGACCCGCGAGGCCTCCGCCTCGCCCGCCGTCCCCTCGGTGGAGCCGTCCCCGTCGGCCTCTCAGAGCGCCGAGCAGCCGGGCGGCACCGTCGCGGTCCCGGTCTACTACCTCGGGGAGACCGGCCGCGGACCCCGGCTCTACCGCGAGTTCCATCCCGGCTCGGCGACCGACGCCCTGCAGGCGGCGCTCGACCAGGCGGTCGGCCAGGCTCCCGAGGACCCGGACTACTTCACCCCGTGGCCGAGCGGCACCACGGTCGACGGTTCCTTCGACGGCACCGGCGCCGACGGCGAGATCGCCATCACGGTGACCAGCCCCACCGGCACCTCGCTGCACGACCGGCCGACCGGCATGGATGCGCAGACCGCCGAGATGGCGGTGCAGCAGCTCGTCTACACCGCCCAGGCCGCCGTGGGGGGCACGAACCCGGTGCAGTTCCTCCTCGACGGCAGCCGCACCGACACGCTGCTCGGGGTGCCGGTCTCCGAGCCGCTGGCTCGCGGCGAGGCGACCTCGACCCTGGCGCTGGTCTGGATTATCGCTCCGGAGCAGGGCGCGCAGGTCTCCAGCCCGTTCACCGTCAAGGGCATCGGCGCCTTCTTCGAGGCCAACGTCACCTGGAAGCTCCTCGCCGCCGACACCGGCAAGGTGGTGAAGTCCGGCTTCGCGATGGCCGAGGAGTGCTGCCGGATGGCGCCGTACTCGTTCCAGGTCTCGGCGCCGCCGGGCGACTACACGCTGCTGGTGAGCGACGAGGACGCCTCGGGCGGCGAGGGCCCGCAGCCGTTCCAGGACACCAAGCAGGTCACGATCACCCGGTGA
- a CDS encoding NADPH-dependent F420 reductase — protein MTTIGLIGAGNIGTAVAELAVKNGFDVVLSNSRGPDTLTDLVSRLGEHARAGTVQEAAAQGDLVVVTIPLHAYRDVPVEPLAGKIVIDTNNYYPERDGRIDRLEDGSATSSELLQEHLPTSRVVKAFNHIMASHLSSQDQPAGTPDRRALAIAGDDPDAKKMVTELLDTLGYDTVDAGTLAESWRFEPDTPGYGPRLDRAGMESALASAARRPAAS, from the coding sequence ATGACCACCATCGGACTCATCGGCGCAGGGAACATCGGCACGGCGGTCGCGGAGCTCGCCGTCAAGAACGGCTTCGACGTCGTGCTCAGCAACTCCCGCGGCCCGGACACGCTCACCGACCTCGTCTCCCGCCTCGGCGAGCACGCCCGGGCCGGCACGGTGCAGGAGGCGGCGGCCCAGGGTGACCTCGTCGTCGTGACCATCCCGCTGCACGCCTACCGGGACGTGCCGGTCGAGCCGCTCGCCGGCAAGATCGTCATCGACACCAACAACTACTACCCCGAGCGCGACGGCCGCATCGACCGGCTCGAGGACGGCTCCGCGACCTCCTCCGAGCTGCTCCAGGAGCACCTGCCGACCTCGCGGGTCGTCAAGGCGTTCAACCACATCATGGCCTCGCACCTCTCCTCCCAGGACCAGCCGGCCGGCACCCCGGACCGCCGCGCACTCGCGATCGCCGGCGACGACCCGGACGCGAAGAAGATGGTCACGGAGCTGCTCGACACGCTCGGCTACGACACCGTCGACGCCGGCACCCTGGCCGAGAGCTGGCGCTTCGAGCCGGACACCCCCGGCTACGGCCCGCGGCTGGACCGCGCCGGCATGGAGTCGGCCCTCGCCTCGGCAGCACGGCGGCCCGCGGCCTCCTGA
- a CDS encoding 16S rRNA (uracil(1498)-N(3))-methyltransferase — MSLPFFHHQGVAGLVESDRVELDGDEGRHAVVVKRLRVGEQLALTDGAGTTVVATVTSTAKAALTATVDSSTWTEPELPRVVVVQAIPKGDRGELAVEMLTEVGVDLIVPWAAARSVAVWRGDRVVKSLAKWRSTAREAAKQARRPWFPDVSEMVGTEEVVELLRHASVPVVLHEAASGPLADLPVPGRGEIVIVVGPEGGITEDELAAFAAVGAEAVRLGSSVLRTSTAGVAATAALLARTRWR, encoded by the coding sequence ATGAGCCTGCCGTTCTTCCACCACCAGGGGGTCGCCGGCCTCGTCGAGAGCGACCGGGTCGAGCTCGACGGGGACGAGGGCCGGCACGCGGTCGTCGTGAAGAGGCTCCGGGTCGGTGAGCAGCTGGCGCTGACCGACGGGGCGGGTACGACGGTGGTGGCCACCGTGACCTCGACCGCGAAGGCGGCCCTGACCGCCACCGTCGACTCCTCCACCTGGACCGAGCCCGAGCTGCCGCGGGTCGTGGTCGTGCAGGCCATCCCCAAGGGTGACCGGGGCGAGCTGGCGGTCGAGATGCTCACCGAGGTGGGCGTCGACCTGATCGTGCCGTGGGCCGCCGCCCGGTCGGTCGCGGTCTGGCGCGGGGACCGGGTGGTCAAATCGCTGGCGAAGTGGCGCTCGACGGCCCGCGAGGCCGCGAAGCAGGCCCGTCGGCCGTGGTTCCCCGACGTCTCCGAGATGGTCGGCACCGAGGAGGTCGTCGAGCTGCTGCGGCACGCCTCGGTGCCGGTGGTGCTGCACGAGGCGGCCTCGGGTCCGCTGGCGGACCTGCCGGTGCCCGGCCGCGGCGAGATCGTCATCGTGGTCGGACCCGAGGGCGGGATCACCGAGGACGAGCTCGCCGCGTTCGCCGCGGTCGGAGCCGAGGCGGTGCGCCTCGGCTCCTCGGTGCTGCGCACCTCCACGGCCGGGGTGGCCGCCACCGCGGCGCTGCTGGCCCGGACCCGCTGGCGCTGA
- the dnaJ gene encoding molecular chaperone DnaJ, translated as MSSDLYETLGVSRDADGDSIKKAYRKLARQLHPDVNPDPETQERFKDVTRAYEVLSDPEKRRMYDLGGDPFSGGAGGFAGAGAGFSFTDIMDAFFGGGGGAGAAGGGRGPRPRTRRGQDALIRLEVDLAGAAFGTTRELKVDTAVLCPLCSGSGAAPGSSPTTCETCGGRGETIHVQRSFLGEIRTMRPCAACRGYGSIIPEPCRECSGDGRVRSRRTLTVKIPAGVDTGTRVQLSGQGEVGPGGGPAGDLYVEIHVSEHPVFVRHGSDLLCTVTVPMTAAALGTTIDLPLLEADLVDADSEESGSDLETAVTVEIKPGTQSGTEMVLGGHGVPSLRGTGRGDIVVKVVVETPTRLDDRQQELLRELAGLRGEESPDGHLHTAGHSRSMFDRLREAFGPR; from the coding sequence ATGTCGAGTGACCTCTACGAGACCCTCGGCGTCTCCCGTGATGCCGACGGGGACTCCATCAAGAAGGCGTACCGCAAGCTGGCCCGCCAGCTGCACCCCGACGTGAACCCGGACCCGGAGACCCAGGAGCGCTTCAAGGACGTGACGCGCGCCTACGAGGTGCTCTCCGACCCGGAGAAGCGGCGGATGTACGACCTCGGTGGTGACCCGTTCAGCGGCGGAGCCGGCGGCTTCGCCGGTGCCGGCGCGGGGTTCTCGTTCACCGATATCATGGACGCGTTCTTCGGCGGCGGCGGGGGAGCCGGCGCCGCGGGCGGCGGTCGCGGTCCCCGGCCGCGCACCCGCCGCGGCCAGGACGCGCTGATCCGGCTCGAGGTCGACCTCGCCGGCGCGGCGTTCGGCACCACCCGCGAGCTCAAGGTCGACACCGCGGTGCTCTGCCCGTTGTGCAGCGGCAGCGGCGCCGCGCCCGGCTCCTCGCCCACCACCTGCGAGACCTGCGGCGGCCGGGGCGAGACCATCCACGTGCAGCGCTCGTTCCTCGGCGAGATCCGGACGATGCGGCCGTGCGCGGCCTGCCGCGGCTACGGCTCGATCATCCCCGAGCCGTGCCGCGAGTGCTCCGGCGACGGCCGGGTCCGCTCGCGTCGCACGCTGACGGTGAAGATCCCGGCCGGCGTCGACACCGGCACCCGGGTCCAGCTCTCCGGGCAGGGCGAGGTCGGACCCGGTGGCGGCCCGGCGGGCGATCTGTACGTCGAGATCCACGTCAGCGAGCACCCGGTCTTCGTGCGGCACGGCTCGGACCTGCTCTGCACGGTGACGGTGCCGATGACCGCCGCGGCGCTCGGCACGACGATCGACCTGCCGCTGCTCGAGGCGGACCTCGTCGACGCCGACAGCGAGGAGTCCGGCAGCGACCTGGAGACCGCGGTCACCGTCGAGATCAAGCCCGGCACGCAGTCGGGGACCGAGATGGTGCTCGGCGGGCACGGCGTCCCGTCGCTGCGCGGCACCGGCCGCGGCGACATCGTGGTCAAGGTCGTCGTCGAGACGCCCACCCGGCTCGACGACCGGCAGCAGGAGCTGCTGCGCGAGCTGGCCGGGCTGCGCGGCGAGGAGTCGCCCGACGGTCACCTGCACACGGCCGGCCACTCACGCTCGATGTTCGACCGGCTGCGAGAGGCCTTCGGCCCGCGCTGA
- the hrcA gene encoding heat-inducible transcriptional repressor HrcA — MVEDRKLAVLRAIVEDYVSTQEPVGSKALVDRHQLGVSPATVRNDMAALEEEGFITQPHTSAGRIPTDKGYRLFVDRLSAVKPLSAAEKRAIATLLEGAIDLDDVVQRSVRLLAQLTRQVAVVQYPTLSRSTVRHVEVVPLTGTRLLLVLILSTGRVEQRVVELPAALADDDVADLRTRLNRAVIGERLADASDKLVQLPEEFERGSRAPVAALVASLVEAMSDHRSDQRVAVGGTANLARFGDGFDHSIKPMLEALEEHVVLLKLLGEATSSSTVTVRIGHEGPYQELATTSVVATGYGPGDEALAALGIVGPTRMDYPGTMAAVRAVARYVSRILDE; from the coding sequence ATGGTCGAGGACCGCAAGCTCGCCGTGCTCCGGGCCATCGTCGAGGACTACGTGTCCACCCAGGAGCCGGTCGGCTCCAAGGCGCTGGTGGACCGCCACCAGCTCGGCGTCAGCCCGGCCACCGTCCGCAACGACATGGCCGCGCTGGAGGAGGAGGGGTTCATCACCCAGCCGCACACCAGCGCCGGCCGGATCCCGACCGACAAGGGCTACCGGCTGTTCGTGGACCGGCTCAGCGCGGTCAAGCCGCTCTCGGCTGCTGAGAAGCGGGCGATCGCGACGCTGCTCGAGGGTGCGATCGACCTCGACGACGTCGTGCAGCGAAGCGTCCGGTTGCTGGCCCAGCTGACCCGCCAGGTCGCGGTGGTGCAGTACCCCACGCTCTCGCGCTCGACGGTCCGCCACGTCGAGGTCGTGCCGCTGACCGGCACCCGGCTGCTGCTGGTGCTGATCCTGTCCACCGGCCGGGTGGAGCAGCGGGTGGTCGAGCTCCCCGCGGCGCTCGCCGACGACGATGTCGCCGACCTCCGCACGCGGCTGAACCGCGCGGTGATCGGGGAGCGGCTGGCCGACGCCTCCGACAAGCTCGTGCAGCTGCCGGAGGAGTTCGAGCGGGGCAGCCGGGCACCGGTGGCGGCGCTGGTCGCCTCGCTGGTGGAGGCGATGTCGGACCACCGCTCGGACCAGCGGGTCGCCGTCGGCGGCACCGCCAACCTGGCCCGGTTCGGCGACGGCTTCGACCACAGCATCAAGCCGATGCTCGAGGCGCTCGAGGAGCACGTCGTGCTGCTCAAGCTGCTCGGCGAGGCCACCTCGTCCTCCACGGTGACCGTCCGGATCGGTCACGAGGGTCCCTACCAGGAGCTCGCGACGACCTCCGTGGTCGCCACCGGCTACGGACCCGGGGACGAGGCGCTGGCCGCGCTCGGCATCGTGGGACCGACCCGCATGGACTACCCCGGAACGATGGCGGCGGTGCGCGCGGTGGCGCGCTACGTCAGCCGGATCCTCGACGAATAG
- a CDS encoding MBL fold metallo-hydrolase, whose translation MRDITPEAGLVEVADRCWVARLAFLDVNVGLVGGERGLLVVDTSPSEAAARRLVEEVRRLGAGDVVAVVDTHHHFDHTFGNVVLSEEYGGPPILAHDSVPADLADAGVRLQAEAAADPSVPEHADVATARLLAPTVTFSSAKVVDLGDRLVELIHPGRGHTAGDVVVRVGDADLMFAGDLVEESAIRSGVPGYGEDSFPMEWPATLDLMISMLTPGSVVVPGHGAPVDRDFVSEQRSAIGVVAETIRDLAGRGISVDQALASAEWPYPAEWLGAAVRRGYAHLPRSARSLPLI comes from the coding sequence ATGCGCGACATCACCCCGGAAGCCGGTCTCGTCGAGGTGGCCGACCGCTGCTGGGTCGCCCGCCTCGCCTTCCTCGACGTCAACGTCGGCCTGGTCGGCGGCGAGCGCGGCCTGCTCGTGGTCGACACCTCGCCCTCCGAGGCCGCCGCCCGGCGGCTGGTCGAGGAGGTGCGCCGGCTCGGGGCCGGCGACGTGGTGGCCGTGGTCGACACCCACCACCACTTCGACCACACCTTCGGCAACGTCGTGCTCTCCGAGGAGTACGGCGGCCCGCCGATCCTGGCCCACGACTCTGTCCCCGCCGACCTCGCCGACGCCGGGGTCCGGCTGCAGGCGGAGGCGGCCGCCGACCCCTCCGTGCCGGAGCACGCCGATGTCGCCACGGCACGGCTGCTGGCCCCCACCGTCACCTTCAGCTCGGCCAAGGTCGTCGACCTCGGGGACCGGCTGGTGGAGCTGATCCACCCCGGTCGCGGCCACACCGCCGGCGACGTGGTGGTGCGGGTCGGGGACGCCGACCTGATGTTCGCCGGCGACCTCGTCGAGGAGTCGGCGATCCGCAGCGGGGTGCCCGGCTACGGCGAGGACTCGTTCCCGATGGAGTGGCCGGCCACCCTCGACCTGATGATCAGCATGCTCACCCCCGGCTCCGTAGTGGTCCCCGGTCACGGGGCGCCGGTGGACCGGGACTTCGTCTCCGAGCAGCGCAGCGCGATCGGCGTGGTCGCCGAGACGATCCGGGACCTCGCCGGCCGCGGGATCTCGGTGGACCAGGCGCTGGCCTCGGCCGAGTGGCCCTACCCGGCCGAGTGGCTCGGCGCCGCCGTACGCCGGGGGTATGCGCACCTGCCGCGCTCCGCGCGCTCGCTGCCGCTGATCTGA
- a CDS encoding DUF1707 SHOCT-like domain-containing protein → MSGWSSPDLRIGDAEREAAISALGEHYAAGRLDKEEYDERAAIAWTARTVSALRPLFADLPAPHPFAPQRTRVAAAAVTAAALQAQSARSAPAPRGFRLPLLPLLLIGLALAIVLGHVGPVLLIMGGLWWMSRSFHRQRRAAQRRSGWGQGHGGWGPGQLSR, encoded by the coding sequence GTGAGCGGCTGGTCGAGCCCGGACCTGCGGATCGGCGACGCCGAGCGCGAGGCGGCGATCTCGGCGCTCGGCGAGCACTACGCCGCCGGCCGGCTGGACAAGGAGGAGTACGACGAGCGGGCCGCGATCGCCTGGACCGCTCGCACGGTCTCGGCGCTGCGGCCCCTGTTCGCCGACCTACCGGCCCCGCACCCGTTCGCGCCGCAGCGGACCCGGGTGGCGGCCGCGGCGGTCACCGCCGCCGCGCTCCAGGCACAGTCGGCCCGGAGCGCCCCTGCGCCGCGAGGGTTCCGGCTGCCGCTGCTCCCGCTGCTGCTGATCGGGCTCGCGCTGGCGATCGTCCTCGGCCACGTGGGGCCGGTCCTGCTGATCATGGGCGGGCTGTGGTGGATGAGCAGGTCCTTCCACCGTCAGCGCCGGGCCGCGCAACGCCGCAGCGGCTGGGGCCAGGGTCACGGCGGCTGGGGCCCCGGCCAGCTCAGCCGCTGA
- a CDS encoding PadR family transcriptional regulator — translation MRATRGDPDDPSGHWINDRSRYIVEMSPVDRRGGTGAGIDVEECPMGSGSWDMPWDDPRAGEKGSGPRGGRGSYGRGSTPWGSGPWGSGPPPWLHGLLGLAQSGMSATKAPRARRGDVRAAILDVLAVEPMNGYQVIQQIAERSGGAWKPSPGSVYPTVQQLEDEGLVVGVEQEGRRLLTLTDAGHAYVEEHPEELAATWRAFDEPSAPDASESHDLKPVIGQVMSAVWQVVVSGTRQQQAEAAEILGDTRRRLYHLLADGDPR, via the coding sequence GTGCGGGCGACTCGCGGCGACCCGGATGACCCCTCCGGGCACTGGATCAACGACCGGTCGCGATATATCGTCGAGATGTCGCCGGTCGACCGCAGGGGCGGGACCGGTGCCGGCATCGACGTGGAGGAGTGCCCGATGGGAAGCGGTTCGTGGGACATGCCGTGGGACGACCCGCGCGCAGGTGAGAAGGGCTCCGGCCCGCGCGGCGGGCGGGGTTCGTACGGCCGGGGCAGCACCCCGTGGGGGTCGGGGCCGTGGGGCTCGGGACCGCCGCCGTGGCTGCACGGCCTGCTCGGCCTCGCACAGTCCGGGATGAGCGCCACGAAGGCGCCGAGGGCCCGGCGTGGAGACGTGCGCGCCGCCATCCTCGACGTGCTCGCGGTCGAGCCGATGAACGGCTACCAGGTGATCCAGCAGATCGCCGAGCGCAGCGGCGGTGCGTGGAAGCCGAGCCCCGGCTCGGTCTACCCGACCGTGCAGCAGCTCGAGGACGAGGGGCTGGTCGTGGGGGTCGAGCAGGAGGGTCGACGGCTGCTCACGCTCACCGACGCCGGCCACGCCTACGTCGAGGAGCACCCCGAGGAGCTGGCCGCGACCTGGCGCGCGTTCGACGAGCCGTCGGCGCCCGACGCCTCGGAGTCGCACGACCTCAAGCCGGTGATCGGCCAGGTGATGAGCGCGGTCTGGCAGGTCGTGGTCTCCGGCACCCGGCAGCAGCAGGCCGAGGCCGCGGAGATCCTCGGCGACACCCGCCGCCGGCTCTACCACCTGCTCGCGGACGGAGACCCACGGTGA
- a CDS encoding DUF3097 domain-containing protein, with translation MADRYGSDVLNTDWRAPKRGRAVEIEADKGLVVEEVTTDWCGEIVAVERDIMTVTLEDRRGRRRTFPLGAGFLLEGVPVILCPPTRKGPAAKTRTASGSVAVPGTTARVARASRIFVEGRHDAELVEKVWGDDLRVEGVVVEYLDGVDDLSEHLRDFRPGPERRVGVLVDHLVPGSKESRIAQAVAKSPVGKHVLIVGHPYVDVWAAVKPERLNLEKWPTIPRNMEWKKGVCQSLGWPHRDQADIARAWKHILGRVSSYADLEPPLLGRVEELIDFVTAGQEAS, from the coding sequence ATGGCTGATCGCTACGGCTCCGACGTCCTCAACACCGACTGGCGCGCCCCCAAGCGCGGGCGCGCCGTGGAGATCGAGGCCGACAAGGGCCTCGTCGTCGAGGAGGTCACCACCGACTGGTGCGGGGAGATCGTCGCGGTCGAGCGCGACATCATGACCGTCACCCTGGAGGACCGCCGCGGCAGGCGGCGGACCTTCCCGCTCGGCGCCGGGTTCCTGCTCGAGGGCGTGCCGGTCATCCTCTGCCCGCCGACCCGCAAGGGCCCGGCCGCCAAGACCCGCACCGCCTCGGGCTCGGTCGCGGTGCCCGGCACCACCGCCCGCGTCGCGCGCGCCAGCCGGATCTTCGTGGAGGGTCGCCACGACGCGGAGCTGGTCGAGAAGGTGTGGGGCGACGACCTCCGGGTGGAGGGTGTGGTCGTGGAGTACCTCGACGGGGTCGACGACCTCTCCGAGCACCTGCGCGACTTCCGGCCCGGACCCGAGCGGCGCGTCGGGGTGCTGGTCGACCACCTGGTGCCGGGCTCCAAGGAGAGCCGGATCGCCCAGGCCGTCGCGAAGAGCCCGGTCGGCAAGCACGTGCTGATCGTCGGGCATCCCTACGTCGACGTGTGGGCTGCGGTGAAGCCGGAGCGGCTGAACCTGGAGAAGTGGCCCACGATCCCCCGCAACATGGAGTGGAAGAAGGGTGTCTGCCAGTCGCTGGGGTGGCCGCACCGGGACCAGGCCGACATCGCCCGCGCCTGGAAGCACATCCTGGGCCGTGTTTCGTCGTACGCCGATCTCGAGCCGCCGCTGCTCGGTAGGGTGGAGGAGCTGATCGACTTCGTCACCGCAGGTCAGGAGGCCTCATGA